One Chelonoidis abingdonii isolate Lonesome George chromosome 17, CheloAbing_2.0, whole genome shotgun sequence DNA segment encodes these proteins:
- the WDR74 gene encoding WD repeat-containing protein 74, which translates to MASSARWNHVWVGSETGILKGVNLRRRQATNYVAASALRRDEGVCAMCWGDPSESEILIGCLDGSVKLFSTEKGKFTESRQCLGGEGSFCGLAVHDSSIITCVESGLLKVWRDASSENMETQVGAGVCCMRQNPAQPQCVGTGGKENALKVWDLHRPEEPIFRAKNVQNDWLNLRVPVWERDLQFLPGSEKIVTCTGHHQVRLYDPSSPQRRPVLEATYGEYPLTALSLTPGADSVVVGSSHGDMAVIDLRQGRLVKCLKGFAGSVRSVQCHLTLPLVASCGLDRFLRVHNIEDKRLVHKVYLKSRLNCLLLTSCEKWEDEDPEPTAPQADVKEEEDELWDGMETVATRTVLKRTVDPNVREIQLGKHPKKQKRMSPGP; encoded by the exons ATGGCGTCTTCGGCGCGGTGGAATCACGTGTGGGTTGGATCcgagactggcatcctcaaag GGGTGAACCTGCGGCGGAGACAGGCCACCAATTACGTGGCGGCCTCGGCGCTGCGCCGGGATGAGGGCGTCTGCGCCATGTGCTGGGGGGACCCCTCCGAGTCCGAG ATCCTCATCGGCTGCCTGGATGGGTCAGTGAAGCTGTTCAGCACCGAGAAGGGAAAGTTCACAGAGTCGCGGCAATGTCTGGGCGGGGAGGGCTCATTCTGTGGCCTGGCCGTGCATGACAG TTCCATCATCACCTGTGTGGAGTCTGGTCTCCTCAAGGTCTGGCGGGATGCCTCATCCGAAAAT ATGGAAACCCAGGTTGGGGCTGGTGTATGCTGTATGCGCCAGAACCCTGCCCAGCCGCAGTGTGTGGGGACAGGTGGGAAGGAGAACGCTCTGAAGGTCTGGGACTTGCATCGGCCTGAGGAACCCATCTTCCGTGCCAAAAAT gtgcagaatgactggcTCAATCTCCGGGTGCCTGTGTGGGAGCGTGACCTGCAGTTCCTACCTGGCTCTGAGAAGATTGTCACCTGCACTGGGCACCACCAG gTGCGGCTGTACgaccccagctccccacagcGGCGCCCTGTGCTGGAGGCGACCTATGGGGAGTATCCCCTCAcagccctctccctcacccctggTGCTGA CTCTGTGGTGGTAGGCAGCTCACACGGGGACATGGCTGTCATCGACCTGCGGCAAg GACGGTTGGTGAAATGCCTGAAAGGCTTTGCTGGGAGTGTGCGCAGTGTCCAGTGTCACCTAACCCTCCCACTCGTGGCTTCCTGTGGCCTTGACCGATTCCTGCGGGTACATAATATCGAGGACAAGCGCCTGGTACACAAG GTGTATCTGAAGTCCCGGCTGAACTGTCTGCTGCTGACCAGCTGTGAGAAGTGGGAG GATGAAGACCCTGAACCTACAGCCCCTCAAGCAGatgtgaaggaggaggaagatgagctGTGGGATGGCATGGAGACTGTGGCTACCAGAACAGTGCTCAAGCGCACCGTGGACCCCAATGTCCGGGAGATCCAGCTAGGCAAGCATCCCAAGAAGCAGAAGAGAATGAGCCCTGGGCCTTGA